The stretch of DNA CATtgaatcatttaatttttaaattattaaatttatctcaattaaaaatttcattacacataaaatttataatcttttttaactttttataaatatatctaaacttatcttaatatctaaacatacataaattcatcttagataGATTCCACATAACTCACTCCATAATTTTAACTTACtactaaacataaaaaatttaaatcagttcaactcaactcaacatttaaatataaaaaaataaaatttcctttTAATTCGCTCTATCCAAATCGTCGagggaaaataataatactttttatttaattcggGCTTAgtgtgtatttaaatatttatgatcttttaaaagagtaatattagatataattattgAGTGATTGTACAATtactttaaaagaataaaatttattattaaaaaatattattttttatgtaaattttatatctatttattttttttaaataattataagacgTTAACTACAATTATCATTTCAATCCTGCTTTTATTCGATAACTATGGACGACTACGGGCCACATGGCTCACTTTGAATGCACGCCAGGGCTCAAAAGGTCAGAGCATGGCCCTGGCAATAAGGAACTGACACATTGCAGAGCTTAGTTTTGGATTGGACTTggtcttttaatattttgtacaacTTGAACagaaatcatttattttaaatatgagaataaccgcaaaaattttataaaataaatttataaattaatataattttactgttaaatatattttataatttattatatcatattaattttttaatttgtttttataaaatcgctaaaatatttttcttcaagtaTTGTTAAACTCTTGAAAAATAGGTTGAagtaattttaagattttgtggCCAACATAATTTGGaccaatagaaaataaattatcttaaGACTCACATCACAATATCTCTGTAATActagtgcttttttttttttttttatcaaaacaaacTAATACAATTATAGGAGCAcacctatttaaaaaaaaaaaaaacccctctcatgaattttaatattaaaagttcTCTCTAAATTCCATATTCCATTTAAACAAAATGAGTTCACTGagataagtttattttttaagagttcAGAGCTTACTATGCATGTGTTTAGGCTATCCTGAACATATCAAATACCAATAAAAGCATACAACTGCCTGCACAGTTATAAGAGCGAAATTAAACAGTTAAATGGCACATCACTTCTACCTCGTAATGCTTATATTTGATGTCACCAATATAAACTGCACTGGTCGCCCTGCATAAACTCTGACGCATAAGTCAATAACAACATAAAGATAagtgtatataaaataaagatgaaaatgtttatTATCTCTTATAGGTTATTTATAGAAGAATGTGTCGTGATGGTGACCAACTCTAATCAGCAATCTCGTATTCGCATCTTTCGTGATTCCTTATTAAATGAAGAAGATATCTCATGTTTTGTGGGAGTTATCTCGCTTAAGATAATCGTATCTAAGTGTAGGTTCTATCTCCAACTCTTTATGAGTTATTTGTCACATGATTTATGGTTAGGAACTCCTGGCCGTGGGGCTTCTAACCTTAAACATTGGGCTTGCCTTCTTAGCATTAGTGATGAGCTTAGTCTTAGTGATGGCCTTGAAGCTCAGGGGATCCAAATGTTCCCTCCAGAAAGTTTTTTCATTAATTGTAAATGTACGCATTAGTATATAACACGTACGTAAACTGTAAAAACAGGCCGAGTTTATTAGGGGATAATCGACAGGATattgtgaaaaaagaaattaaaagaaggaAGGAATTATGGAGAGAAGAcccaagaaaaaggaaaaacttcaaTTTAGGCTTCGAGCTAGACGTACAAACGAAGCGTAGCATTCCAGCTAGTAGTTGGTGGAAATATAACATTCAGGGGGGCAACCCTTCAGGAAACCGCTGTGTGTCTTTGGCAGTAATTGTAGATCCTGTAATTGTCCCGAACCCATTTGAGCTTTTCCTGGTCACTGTAAtcaaaatttatcttaattaaaaattacattatacgtaaaatttataatttttttaattttttataaatacatttaaatttatcttaatatctaaatatatatataaactcatcttaagtagatctcacaaaactcactttataattttaatttattattattcatagagaatttaacttactattatttataaagaatttaaatcagctcaattcaactcaacatccaaatataagaaaatataatttcccTTTAATTCACTTTCCAAATCGTCAagggaaaataataatactttttatttaattcggGCTTggtatgtatttaaatatttatgatctacgtctaaaaagaataatactatatataattattaaatgtataagaattatataatcgttttaaaaaaaaattattattaaaaagtattatttattataaaaattttaaatttttttatttttttaaaatgattataagacttatatacttaattataattgtCATTTCAATCCTGCTTTATTCGATAACTATGGGCGACTACGGCACATGGCCCACTTTAAATGCGCGTCAGGGCTCAAAAGGTCAGAGCATGGCCCAGGCAATAAGGAACTGACACATTGCAGAGGTTAGTTTTGGATCGAATTTGggcttttaatattttgtacaacTTGAacagaaataatttattttaaatattaaccgcaaaaattttataaaataaaatttataaattaatataattttatataatatgttagctatattttataatctaatatattatattaattcattttaattttttaatttatttttattaaattactaaaatatttttcataagtatTGTTAAACTCTTGAAAAATAGGTTGAagtaattttaagattttgggGCCAACATAATTTGGaccaatagaaaataaatgatctTAAGACTCACATCACAGTATCTCTGTAGTACTAGTgctttctgtttttatttttatttttatttttatcaaaacaaacTAATACAATTATAGGAGCACacctatttaataaaaataaattaattaattaaattaaattaaaaaaaaaatccctctcatgtattttaatattaaaagttcTCTCTAAATTCcatattccatttaaaaaaaatgagttcacTGAgaggagtttattttttaagagttcAGAGCTTACTATCCATGTGTTTAGGCTATCCTGAACATATCAAATACCAATACAAGCATACAACAGCCTGCACAGTTATAAGAGCGAAATTAAACAGTTAAATGGCACACCACTTCTACCTCGTAATGCTTATATTTGATGTCAccaatatagaaaataataatatcttttgaTGCATTTCAAACAGTAAAAAACTGACATCCAAACTCTGTTTCGGTTATCCATTTTATCGTGTCATTACAACCACAATGAATGAAATAATCGTGTTTCTAAAATTTCAGAAGCGAATATatgacaaaaaaatggcaacAGCTCTGCAATATTGTGGTATTTAAGACTCGCTAGTGGCAGTGCACTCTGGAGGAAGACCTTGTGGAAATCGCTTTGCGTCCGTGCAGTAGTTGTAAATCATGTAATTCTTCTGCACCCACTTGAGCCTCTCTTGGCTTGCCGAGTCCAGGTCTTCGGAGAGCCAAGCATTGGAAGCGGAGGTGGAAGGTGAACTTGAGCCGCAGGAAGATGCCCCAGAGGACAAAACACAAGCATCCGCATTGAAGTTCCTATAGGAAGCAGTAAAAGGAGCTTGTGTCCAATCTGTCTTGACTAGTCCACCCCTTGTGGCCCAGTCATCAGCATTCCAGAGGCTAGAGTGTATCCTCATCGGCTGGTTTTTTGGGAATGGAACGCCAATCGACTCATGGTTCTTGAACTCTCTAATGGGAGTGCCATCCACAGAGAAGCTGAAAAGCAAGAACGAAAGCAACGAATGAAAAGCGTCAGTATCATAGCTTGAAGAAAGGAGTGAGAACATGATGTAGGAACCGATTATGGGTTATGGGATTGGATTTTTGTGCTTACATGATGCGTTGGGGGTTCCAAAGAATGGAGTAGGTGTGGAAGTCAGCCGTGGGGTCGAACCAGAGGTAGAATTGCTGCTCTCTGTTGCCTTTGCCTTGTCCAAAAACATTTGTGTGAACAATATAAGGTTCGCCGCTTACGTTGCCCAAGAATTCGTAGTCTATCTCATCCCACAACGACCCTTCTGAGCGTAACTGCAATATCCGAGCCATTTGTTAGCAAATACAATCGTGAAA from Juglans regia cultivar Chandler chromosome 4, Walnut 2.0, whole genome shotgun sequence encodes:
- the LOC108980623 gene encoding probable xyloglucan endotransglucosylase/hydrolase protein 23, with product MSSFSSLCSTALLILALVSSVGISSAGNFNQDFYITWGDGRAKILNNGDLLTLSLDKASGSGFNSQNEYLFGKIDMQIKLVPGNSAGTVTAYYLRSEGSLWDEIDYEFLGNVSGEPYIVHTNVFGQGKGNREQQFYLWFDPTADFHTYSILWNPQRIIFSVDGTPIREFKNHESIGVPFPKNQPMRIHSSLWNADDWATRGGLVKTDWTQAPFTASYRNFNADACVLSSGASSCGSSSPSTSASNAWLSEDLDSASQERLKWVQKNYMIYNYCTDAKRFPQGLPPECTATSES